The Streptomonospora litoralis genome window below encodes:
- a CDS encoding sulfatase-like hydrolase/transferase — protein sequence MSSTSGDARNNVIVFFTDQQRWDTTGAHGNPLDLTPNFDRLAAEGVHVENSFTCQPVCAPSRASLQTGRYPARVGCFRNDIPLPEDTPTLAGCFDEAGYDTGYIGKWHLGDTDTAGPVRPEQRGGYTDWLAANLLEFTSDAYQTTLYDGEGRAHELPGYRADALTDAALDYITRERDAPFLLFLSFLEPHHQNQRDDYPAPEGYGERYAGAWSPGDLAALGGNSAEHLGGYLGMVKRLDECLGRVLAALDDTGLADDTVVLFTSDHGCHFKTRNDEYKRSCHDASIRVPTALRGPGLDTGRPITRLVSHIDLPPTLLEAAGLDVPAWMDGRSLLPLVRGEDDDRPNDVLVQISESEVGRALRTPRWKYGAVAPGRDAWNTPCADRYVDAYLYDLENDPHELRNLVAEPAAAEVLGPLRERLARRLAETGEHAVVDPAG from the coding sequence GTGAGCAGTACATCCGGCGACGCGCGCAACAACGTCATCGTGTTCTTCACCGACCAGCAGCGGTGGGACACCACGGGGGCGCACGGCAACCCCCTCGACCTGACGCCCAACTTCGACCGGTTGGCCGCGGAGGGCGTGCATGTGGAGAACTCTTTCACCTGCCAACCGGTGTGCGCGCCCTCGCGCGCCTCGCTGCAGACCGGCCGCTACCCCGCCCGAGTCGGATGCTTCCGCAACGACATCCCGCTGCCCGAGGACACGCCGACACTGGCCGGGTGCTTCGACGAGGCCGGCTACGACACCGGCTACATCGGCAAATGGCACCTGGGCGACACCGACACCGCGGGCCCGGTGCGCCCGGAACAGCGCGGCGGCTACACCGACTGGCTGGCGGCCAACCTGCTGGAATTCACCTCCGACGCCTACCAGACCACGCTCTACGACGGCGAGGGCCGCGCCCACGAACTGCCGGGCTACCGCGCCGACGCGCTGACCGACGCGGCCCTCGACTACATCACCCGCGAGCGCGACGCACCGTTCCTGCTGTTCCTGTCGTTCCTGGAACCCCACCACCAGAACCAGCGCGACGACTACCCCGCCCCCGAGGGCTATGGCGAGCGCTACGCGGGCGCCTGGTCGCCGGGTGACCTGGCGGCGCTGGGCGGCAACTCCGCCGAGCACCTCGGCGGCTACCTGGGCATGGTCAAGCGGCTGGACGAGTGCCTGGGCCGGGTGCTCGCGGCGCTCGACGACACCGGGCTGGCCGACGACACCGTCGTGCTGTTCACCTCCGACCACGGCTGCCACTTCAAGACCCGAAACGACGAGTACAAGCGCAGCTGCCACGACGCCTCCATCCGGGTGCCGACCGCGCTGCGCGGCCCCGGCCTGGACACCGGCCGCCCGATCACCCGGCTGGTCAGCCACATCGACCTGCCGCCCACCCTGCTGGAGGCCGCCGGGCTGGACGTGCCGGCCTGGATGGACGGCCGCTCGCTGCTGCCGCTGGTGCGCGGCGAGGACGACGACCGGCCGAACGACGTGCTGGTGCAGATCAGCGAGTCGGAAGTGGGGCGGGCGCTGCGCACACCGCGCTGGAAGTACGGCGCCGTGGCACCCGGCCGGGACGCCTGGAACACCCCCTGCGCCGACCGCTACGTCGACGCCTACCTCTACGACCTGGAGAACGACCCCCACGAGCTGCGCAACCTGGTGGCCGAACCGGCGGCGGCCGAGGTGCTGGGTCCGCTGCGGGAGCGGCTCGCCCGGCGGCTGGCGGAGACGGGCGAACACGCGGTCGTCGACCCGGCCGGATGA
- a CDS encoding DUF4352 domain-containing protein yields the protein MHRRLLVNVPLAAMLAALAACSPEEESADPAAATGSPPPEATRSPEPEPASPGTEAEAETTAPETAPPEAEAEDELTEAPVPTDSGAPTETGAPQSESGAPPTETEAAPRESASAPSSPPASPPASPGTREPEAGPAAPSASAPPLGSFAGLSGGDGVFAMSVEEAYVDDDGVVTDGMGTTERAAEGSEFVVFNLRITNESSAPAYFDWGGSYAYDTAGNQYVDDFDAAWAACDSYCGDDLNPGATAETDVIFEMPEDRGIVSLELSSDPYGSGGAAVIEP from the coding sequence ATGCACAGGAGACTCCTCGTCAACGTACCGTTGGCCGCCATGCTCGCCGCTCTGGCCGCCTGCTCGCCGGAGGAGGAATCCGCCGACCCGGCGGCCGCGACGGGTTCACCGCCGCCGGAGGCGACCCGGTCCCCCGAACCGGAACCGGCCTCGCCCGGGACCGAAGCCGAGGCCGAGACCACGGCACCGGAGACCGCACCACCGGAGGCCGAAGCTGAAGACGAGCTCACGGAAGCGCCGGTCCCGACGGATTCGGGGGCGCCGACCGAGACGGGGGCGCCGCAGAGCGAGTCCGGGGCGCCGCCGACCGAGACAGAGGCCGCGCCGCGGGAGAGCGCGTCTGCGCCGTCCTCCCCGCCGGCCTCCCCGCCTGCGTCCCCCGGGACTCGGGAACCGGAAGCCGGGCCGGCGGCGCCCTCCGCCTCCGCTCCGCCGCTGGGGTCCTTCGCGGGCCTTTCCGGCGGCGACGGCGTTTTCGCCATGTCCGTCGAGGAGGCGTATGTGGACGACGACGGCGTGGTGACCGACGGCATGGGCACCACGGAGCGGGCCGCGGAAGGCAGCGAATTCGTGGTCTTCAACCTCCGGATCACCAACGAATCGTCGGCCCCCGCCTACTTCGACTGGGGTGGTTCCTACGCCTACGACACGGCCGGCAACCAGTACGTCGACGACTTCGACGCAGCCTGGGCCGCGTGCGATTCCTACTGCGGCGACGACCTGAACCCCGGCGCCACCGCCGAAACGGACGTGATCTTCGAGATGCCCGAGGACAGGGGCATCGTCTCGCTCGAACTCAGCTCCGACCCGTACGGATCCGGCGGCGCGGCGGTCATCGAACCGTAG
- a CDS encoding cryptochrome/photolyase family protein gives MSERPTIVLFTRDLRVRDHPALAAAARVGGPVVPLFVLDRAVRERSARNRLSYLGDALRDLREELRRLGGDLVVRSGDTVDETMRVAAATGAARVHLSFDVSAFAARRAERLREAAADRRMEVAEFPGVTVVPPGEAVPTGGDHYKVFTPYWRAWESREWRAPERAPKRLELPSGLDAGSVPKRLADSGTGPLSPRRQSGGETEARRRMAAWLDADCADYEHTHDDLAADATSRLSADLRFGCLSPLELALAAREHPACGPFVRQLAWRDFHHQVCAAFPDLAHRDYRERDIAWRSDDSGFAAWCEGRTGVPVVDAGMRQLLDEGFMHNRARLITAAFLTKRLRVHWKRGGDHFHAVLSDGDIADNYGNWQWVAGTGNDTRPNRSFNLLRQSRRFDPDGAYIRRHVPELAEAAGTEVHAPWRAEQPPTGYPSPLLDEDG, from the coding sequence GTGTCCGAACGCCCCACCATCGTGCTGTTCACCCGCGACCTGCGGGTGCGCGACCACCCCGCATTGGCGGCGGCCGCGCGCGTCGGCGGCCCCGTGGTTCCGCTGTTCGTCCTCGACCGCGCCGTCCGGGAGCGTTCCGCGCGCAACCGCCTCTCCTACCTCGGCGACGCGCTGCGCGACCTGCGCGAGGAACTGCGTCGCCTGGGCGGCGACCTGGTGGTGCGCTCCGGCGACACGGTCGACGAGACCATGCGGGTCGCCGCGGCGACCGGCGCGGCCCGGGTGCACCTCAGCTTCGACGTGAGTGCATTCGCCGCCCGCCGCGCGGAGCGGCTGCGCGAGGCGGCCGCCGACCGGCGGATGGAGGTGGCCGAGTTCCCCGGCGTGACCGTCGTCCCGCCGGGCGAGGCCGTGCCGACGGGCGGCGACCACTACAAGGTGTTCACTCCCTACTGGCGCGCGTGGGAGTCCCGCGAGTGGCGCGCCCCCGAGCGGGCGCCGAAGCGGCTGGAGCTGCCTTCCGGACTCGACGCCGGGTCGGTGCCCAAGCGGCTCGCCGATTCGGGCACCGGCCCGCTATCGCCGCGCCGGCAGAGCGGCGGCGAGACCGAAGCGCGCCGCCGGATGGCCGCCTGGCTGGACGCCGACTGCGCCGACTACGAGCACACCCACGACGACCTTGCCGCCGACGCCACCTCGCGCCTCAGCGCCGACCTGCGCTTCGGCTGCCTGTCGCCGCTGGAGCTGGCGCTGGCCGCGCGTGAACACCCCGCGTGTGGCCCCTTCGTCCGCCAACTGGCCTGGCGCGACTTCCACCACCAGGTCTGCGCCGCGTTCCCCGACCTCGCGCACCGCGACTACCGGGAGCGCGACATCGCCTGGCGCAGCGACGACTCCGGCTTCGCTGCCTGGTGCGAGGGCCGTACAGGCGTCCCCGTGGTGGACGCGGGCATGCGCCAACTGCTCGACGAGGGGTTCATGCACAACCGGGCGCGGCTGATCACCGCCGCGTTCCTGACCAAGCGGCTGCGGGTGCACTGGAAGCGGGGCGGCGACCACTTCCACGCGGTGCTGAGCGACGGCGACATCGCCGACAACTACGGCAACTGGCAGTGGGTGGCGGGCACCGGCAACGACACCCGCCCCAACCGGTCGTTCAACCTGCTGCGCCAGAGCCGGCGGTTCGACCCCGACGGCGCCTACATCCGCCGCCACGTCCCCGAACTCGCCGAGGCGGCCGGCACCGAGGTCCACGCCCCGTGGCGCGCGGAGCAGCCGCCGACCGGCTACCCCTCCCCGCTGCTCGACGAGGACGGCTGA
- a CDS encoding DUF2267 domain-containing protein, with protein sequence MIAHQELVERVAAHSEVGDSDHARRAIRAVVPSVVRRLDPQTRGQLHDSLPETLWNEPPQASNPDIERVERAGGSSGIAQQVGRELDCPPEEGLSLARVVLAEIAKAEPGLSDGLTAALPEELAGWIADPVGAQGRADTGLGEPSRLDEQTLQAALARLPEWEGDTGGLTRTVQIPGDRIPPLLSRIDRITDEAGHPAQHRRTDDGIRFTVRTASVGAVTTADVALAEQIDQAVAEVGSGG encoded by the coding sequence ATGATCGCGCATCAGGAACTCGTCGAACGGGTCGCGGCGCACAGCGAGGTGGGTGACAGCGACCACGCGCGGCGGGCGATCCGCGCGGTCGTCCCCTCGGTCGTGCGGCGGCTCGACCCGCAGACCCGCGGGCAACTCCACGACAGCCTGCCCGAAACCCTGTGGAACGAGCCGCCGCAGGCGAGCAACCCCGACATCGAGCGTGTCGAGCGCGCCGGTGGTTCCAGCGGTATCGCCCAGCAGGTCGGCCGGGAGCTCGACTGCCCGCCGGAGGAGGGGCTGAGCCTCGCCCGGGTCGTGCTGGCCGAGATCGCGAAGGCGGAGCCGGGGCTCTCGGACGGCCTCACGGCGGCACTGCCCGAAGAGCTGGCCGGGTGGATCGCCGATCCCGTCGGCGCGCAGGGGCGTGCGGACACCGGCCTCGGTGAGCCCAGCCGCCTGGACGAGCAGACGCTTCAGGCAGCGCTCGCGCGCCTGCCGGAATGGGAGGGCGACACCGGCGGCCTGACCCGCACCGTGCAGATCCCCGGCGATCGGATTCCGCCGCTGCTGTCCCGTATCGACCGCATCACCGACGAGGCGGGGCATCCCGCCCAGCACCGGCGCACCGACGACGGGATCCGGTTCACCGTGCGGACCGCGTCGGTGGGCGCCGTCACCACGGCCGACGTCGCGCTGGCGGAGCAGATCGACCAGGCGGTCGCCGAGGTGGGCTCGGGCGGCTGA
- a CDS encoding LacI family DNA-binding transcriptional regulator, with protein MAVTEPPDRPTQRDIARRAGVSTATVSYVLSGRRGGAKPPPEETRRRVLRAVAEVGYQVDHAGRSLRRRRSDLVALMYPAPSSPWSDRLAEQMQESAAERGLGVVALPMSGASTGEALLRVLRERYVDGAVLLPDCPLDPAELTVLARQGLALVVFDDDLDPDGFDVVRQDRARACRAAVEHLVAAGHRRIAYLGHPGEDRRRTARSVKLRSYRRVLREHGIGLSADLVLPVADSRRDAYAAVRELLQRPDPPTAVVSATDRAAIDAVWAARDHGTPVPEGLAVTGIGNIPEGLVITPALTTVGAREFDFSAQVARLFDRLDASAPLPDAEMSARWELIVRDSA; from the coding sequence GTGGCAGTGACCGAGCCTCCCGACCGACCCACCCAGCGCGATATCGCGCGCCGCGCTGGCGTCTCGACCGCCACGGTGTCCTACGTCCTCAGCGGGCGGCGCGGCGGCGCGAAACCGCCGCCGGAGGAGACTCGTCGGCGGGTGCTGCGCGCCGTGGCCGAGGTGGGCTACCAGGTCGACCACGCCGGGCGCAGCCTGCGCAGGCGGCGCAGCGACCTGGTCGCCCTGATGTACCCGGCGCCGTCCAGCCCGTGGTCGGACCGGCTGGCCGAGCAGATGCAGGAATCCGCGGCCGAGCGCGGCCTGGGGGTCGTGGCGCTGCCGATGAGCGGCGCATCCACCGGCGAGGCGCTGCTGCGCGTCCTGCGCGAGCGCTACGTCGACGGCGCCGTCCTGCTGCCGGACTGCCCGCTCGACCCCGCCGAACTCACCGTACTCGCGCGGCAGGGGCTCGCCCTGGTGGTCTTCGACGACGACCTCGACCCCGACGGCTTCGACGTCGTGCGCCAGGACCGCGCCCGCGCCTGCCGCGCCGCCGTCGAGCACCTGGTGGCCGCCGGCCACCGCCGGATCGCCTACCTCGGCCACCCCGGCGAGGACCGCCGGCGCACCGCCCGCTCGGTGAAGCTGCGCAGCTACCGGCGGGTCCTCCGGGAGCACGGAATCGGCCTCTCCGCCGACCTCGTGCTGCCCGTCGCCGACTCCCGCCGCGACGCCTACGCCGCCGTCCGCGAACTGCTCCAGCGCCCCGATCCGCCAACCGCGGTCGTATCGGCCACCGACCGCGCCGCGATCGACGCGGTATGGGCGGCGCGCGACCACGGCACCCCGGTACCCGAAGGACTGGCGGTCACCGGAATCGGCAACATCCCCGAAGGCCTGGTGATCACCCCGGCCCTGACCACGGTCGGCGCCCGCGAGTTCGACTTCTCCGCCCAGGTCGCCCGCCTCTTCGACCGCCTGGACGCGTCCGCCCCGCTACCGGACGCGGAGATGAGCGCCCGCTGGGAGCTCATCGTCCGCGACTCGGCGTGA
- a CDS encoding MFS transporter encodes MKSANDTPRQPMSKVIAASLSGALLEWYDFNLYGLTAALVFNELFFPNAGPLVGNLAALATFGVGFVSRPIGALLFGHLGDRVGRKQILVATMLIIGGATFLIGLLPDFGTIGLWAPTLLVALRLVQGLGLGGEFGGASLLTVEHAPRHRRGFWGSLPQTGGPIGYLIAVSVVSLFALLPDDDFLAWGWRVPFLLSAVLLVVGLVVRLKIEETPAFDRVKETDAQVRIPLWTALRQHPRSIVVGFGARLGEASTSQVYQPFAISFLTTTLGYSQGVALTGIVIYNIVGLALMPVAGAISDRVGRRPLYMTGGILVALTAFPYFWLLEIGSTWWAWTAMGMAAVGGAVCMSSLQATLFTEMFSVKVRYSGMSFAYQSSAMVAGFVPAIATTLLIAADEALWPVALLVVGLGAISVVSTLFMRETRHVDAAEREEEAAALGGPPRS; translated from the coding sequence ATGAAGAGCGCGAACGACACCCCACGCCAACCCATGTCCAAGGTCATCGCGGCCAGCCTCTCCGGTGCGCTGCTGGAGTGGTACGACTTCAACCTCTACGGACTCACCGCCGCGCTGGTCTTCAACGAACTGTTCTTCCCCAACGCCGGCCCCCTGGTGGGGAACCTGGCCGCACTCGCGACCTTCGGCGTCGGGTTCGTCTCCCGGCCGATCGGCGCACTGCTGTTCGGCCACCTGGGCGACCGGGTCGGCCGCAAGCAGATCCTCGTCGCGACCATGCTGATCATCGGCGGCGCGACGTTCCTCATCGGGCTGCTGCCCGACTTCGGCACGATCGGGCTGTGGGCGCCGACCCTGCTGGTGGCTCTGCGGCTCGTGCAGGGCCTCGGCCTGGGCGGCGAGTTCGGCGGCGCGTCCCTGCTGACCGTGGAGCACGCGCCGCGCCACCGGCGCGGATTCTGGGGGAGCCTGCCGCAGACGGGCGGACCCATCGGCTACCTCATCGCGGTCTCGGTGGTCAGTCTGTTCGCGCTGCTGCCCGACGACGACTTCCTGGCCTGGGGCTGGCGCGTGCCCTTCCTGCTGAGCGCGGTGCTGCTGGTGGTCGGGCTGGTCGTGCGGCTGAAGATCGAGGAGACCCCCGCCTTCGACCGCGTCAAGGAGACCGATGCCCAGGTGCGCATCCCGCTGTGGACGGCGCTCAGGCAGCACCCGCGCAGCATCGTCGTCGGATTCGGCGCACGACTGGGCGAGGCGAGCACCTCGCAGGTCTACCAGCCCTTCGCCATCAGCTTTCTCACCACGACCCTCGGCTACAGCCAGGGGGTCGCGCTGACCGGGATCGTCATCTACAACATCGTCGGCCTGGCGCTGATGCCGGTCGCCGGAGCCATCTCCGACCGTGTGGGGCGCCGGCCGCTGTACATGACCGGCGGCATCCTGGTCGCGCTGACCGCCTTCCCCTACTTCTGGCTGCTGGAGATCGGCAGTACCTGGTGGGCGTGGACGGCGATGGGCATGGCCGCCGTCGGCGGCGCGGTGTGCATGTCCAGTCTGCAGGCCACGCTGTTCACCGAGATGTTCAGCGTGAAGGTGCGCTACTCCGGCATGTCCTTCGCCTACCAGTCCTCGGCGATGGTCGCCGGGTTCGTACCTGCGATCGCCACGACGCTGCTGATCGCGGCCGACGAGGCGCTCTGGCCGGTGGCGCTGCTCGTGGTCGGCCTCGGCGCGATCTCGGTGGTCTCGACCCTGTTCATGCGCGAGACCCGGCACGTCGACGCCGCCGAACGCGAGGAGGAGGCGGCCGCACTGGGCGGCCCGCCGCGGAGCTGA
- a CDS encoding YbgA family protein: MGIHADEHAGARPRVGASSCLLGAPVRYNGGHSRDRFLTDLLDRHVDWVPVCPEAEIGLGVPRETLRLERAGGEDRVVATRSRTDRTDELRAVADRHSRSLSRLDGYVLKNKSPSCGLFGLPVFEGENRVGGRGRGAFAARLTELHPDLPVEEQGRLSDPGLREHFVERVFAHARLRALFAGDAGNASEPGAGGGEADDPAWRPRDLVDFHSRHKLQLMAHAPEGYRATGRIVADAGTRPPAAVERDYTAAFTRTLARPTTPGRNANALQHAFGMVSGQLDDARRRDLLDAIDRYRDGLVPLNVPVALIRHHCDAENVAWAREQTYLAPFPADLRLRNALAAS; this comes from the coding sequence ATGGGGATCCACGCCGATGAGCACGCCGGCGCGCGGCCGCGGGTGGGGGCGTCGAGCTGCCTCCTCGGCGCGCCCGTCCGCTACAACGGGGGCCATTCGCGCGACCGCTTCCTCACCGACTTGCTCGACCGGCACGTCGACTGGGTGCCGGTCTGCCCCGAGGCCGAGATCGGCCTGGGGGTGCCGCGCGAGACGCTGCGGCTGGAGCGCGCCGGGGGAGAGGACCGGGTGGTCGCGACCCGCAGCCGCACCGACCGCACCGACGAGCTGCGCGCCGTGGCCGACCGGCACAGCCGCTCGCTCAGCCGCCTGGACGGCTACGTGCTCAAGAACAAGTCGCCCAGCTGCGGACTCTTCGGCCTCCCGGTCTTCGAGGGGGAGAACCGCGTCGGCGGCCGGGGCCGCGGCGCCTTCGCCGCCCGCCTGACCGAGCTCCATCCCGACCTGCCGGTCGAGGAGCAGGGCCGGCTCAGCGACCCCGGTCTGCGCGAGCACTTCGTCGAGCGGGTCTTCGCCCACGCGAGGCTGCGGGCGCTGTTCGCCGGCGATGCTGGGAATGCGTCCGAGCCCGGTGCCGGCGGCGGTGAGGCGGACGACCCCGCCTGGCGGCCGCGCGACCTGGTGGATTTCCACTCCCGGCACAAGCTGCAGCTGATGGCGCACGCGCCCGAGGGCTACCGCGCCACCGGCCGGATCGTCGCCGACGCGGGCACGCGGCCGCCCGCCGCAGTGGAGCGAGACTACACGGCCGCCTTCACTCGGACCCTGGCCCGCCCGACCACGCCGGGCCGCAACGCCAACGCGCTGCAGCACGCCTTCGGTATGGTCAGCGGGCAGCTCGACGACGCGCGCCGCCGCGACCTGCTCGACGCGATCGACCGCTACCGCGACGGACTCGTCCCGCTGAACGTGCCGGTGGCGCTGATCCGCCACCACTGCGACGCCGAGAACGTCGCCTGGGCCCGTGAGCAGACCTACCTGGCCCCGTTCCCCGCGGACCTGCGGCTGCGCAACGCCCTGGCGGCGTCGTAG
- a CDS encoding DUF2267 domain-containing protein, which yields MQHDAFIGQVQDRARLDSRGAAESFTRATLETIAERINPDLADDLAAQLPQEIGENVRRVTDQWDPTERFGQDEFVQRVASRAHSDQPQAAYAARVVFELLDEATTGNVMGKVRQGLPDDLREFTLAGSSGDA from the coding sequence ATGCAGCACGACGCGTTCATCGGCCAGGTGCAGGACCGCGCACGCCTGGACAGCCGCGGCGCCGCCGAGTCGTTCACCCGGGCGACGCTGGAGACCATCGCGGAGCGCATCAACCCCGACCTGGCCGACGACCTCGCTGCCCAGCTCCCGCAGGAGATCGGGGAGAACGTGCGGCGGGTGACCGACCAATGGGACCCCACGGAACGGTTCGGGCAGGACGAATTCGTCCAGCGGGTGGCCTCCCGCGCCCACTCCGACCAGCCGCAGGCCGCATACGCCGCCCGGGTCGTCTTCGAGCTGCTCGACGAGGCCACGACCGGCAACGTGATGGGCAAGGTCCGCCAGGGTCTGCCCGACGACCTGCGCGAGTTCACGCTGGCCGGCAGCAGCGGCGACGCGTAG
- a CDS encoding alpha-galactosidase, translating to MKAPTPPTATDDPVVVLRRAGVCLVVDLAPEAGCGLPEVLHWGADIGPLAPGLAEHLRTTSVPAVPNSAPDTPRGFTVLPTQADAWAGTPGLSGHRAGTATAPRLALRDHALTREDAADILTLDLHDPGIGLAVELRYRLDSCGVLHVQAAAAADPWPETAGQEAPAESGAAGPAHPAAPYDLAALRVLLPLPPRAAEILDPTGRWVRERSPQRRDIADGTVLRRALRGRPGHDSPLLVVAGTRGFGFGTGEVWAAHVAWSGDQEYLVERLPEGAGAHSAVLGGAEALHPGEIRLAPGESYRGPEVVFAHSAAGLDGLSAHLHSAVRARPEHPRDPRPIVLNTWEAVYFDHDLDRLRDLADRAAAVGVERFVLDDGWFLGRRDDRAGLGDWTVDPDTWPEGLDPVIDHVHALGMDFGLWVEPEMANVDSDLVRADPGRLLHPEGGPGRSWRHQYVLDIARPDTWRHIHDRLDALLRRYPIRYLKWDHNRDLYEAVHAPAGDSGPEAGRVPGVHRQTRALYALLDSLRERHPGVEFESCASGGARIDLGILARTERVWASDCNDPVERQSIQRWTGLLLPPELVGAHAGPPVAHTTHRRTETAFRLGTALFGHAGIEWDLTACDERDLAALTAWTALVREFRTLLHTGRTVRGEETDPGALLHGVVSHSGERALFCYARLETSPAEQPGRTPLPGLDADRRYTLHHRTDLGDPTRGSASAPAWMHADTPEPVLTGAALHRLGLPMPRLFPAQAVLIEALAQRESPAGEE from the coding sequence GTGAAGGCTCCGACTCCGCCCACCGCCACGGACGATCCCGTCGTCGTACTCCGTCGGGCGGGGGTGTGCCTGGTGGTCGACCTCGCTCCCGAGGCCGGGTGCGGGCTGCCGGAGGTGCTGCACTGGGGCGCCGACATCGGTCCGCTCGCGCCGGGGCTCGCGGAGCACCTGCGCACCACCTCCGTACCCGCCGTTCCCAACAGCGCCCCCGACACACCGCGCGGGTTCACCGTGCTGCCCACCCAGGCCGACGCGTGGGCCGGCACCCCGGGGCTGAGCGGCCACCGGGCGGGCACCGCCACCGCGCCGCGCCTCGCGCTGCGCGACCACGCCCTCACCCGCGAGGACGCCGCCGACATCCTGACGCTGGACCTGCACGATCCGGGCATCGGGCTCGCCGTGGAACTGCGCTACCGGCTCGACTCCTGCGGCGTGCTGCACGTCCAAGCCGCGGCCGCCGCCGACCCTTGGCCCGAGACCGCCGGCCAGGAGGCCCCCGCCGAATCGGGCGCCGCCGGTCCCGCACATCCAGCAGCGCCCTACGACCTCGCCGCGCTGCGCGTGCTGCTGCCGCTGCCGCCGCGCGCCGCCGAGATCCTCGACCCGACCGGCCGGTGGGTGCGCGAACGCAGCCCGCAGCGCCGCGACATCGCCGACGGCACCGTGCTGCGGCGCGCGCTGCGCGGCCGCCCCGGCCACGACAGCCCGCTGCTCGTGGTCGCGGGCACCCGCGGCTTCGGCTTCGGCACCGGCGAGGTGTGGGCCGCCCACGTCGCCTGGAGCGGCGATCAGGAGTACCTCGTCGAGAGACTGCCCGAAGGCGCCGGGGCGCACTCGGCCGTCCTGGGCGGCGCCGAGGCGCTGCACCCCGGCGAGATCCGGCTGGCGCCGGGCGAGTCCTACCGCGGACCCGAGGTCGTCTTCGCCCACTCCGCAGCCGGCCTCGACGGCCTCTCCGCGCACCTGCACTCCGCCGTACGCGCCCGCCCCGAGCACCCCCGCGATCCCCGCCCGATCGTGCTGAACACCTGGGAAGCCGTCTACTTCGACCACGACCTGGACCGGCTGCGCGACCTGGCCGACCGGGCGGCCGCCGTGGGCGTGGAGCGCTTCGTGCTCGACGACGGCTGGTTCCTCGGACGGCGCGACGACCGCGCCGGCCTGGGCGACTGGACGGTCGACCCCGACACCTGGCCCGAGGGCCTCGACCCGGTCATCGACCACGTGCACGCGCTGGGCATGGACTTCGGGCTGTGGGTGGAACCGGAGATGGCCAATGTGGACTCCGATCTCGTCCGCGCCGACCCCGGCCGCCTCCTGCACCCCGAAGGCGGCCCCGGCCGCTCCTGGCGCCACCAGTACGTGCTGGACATCGCCCGCCCCGACACCTGGCGGCACATCCACGACCGCCTCGACGCGCTGCTGCGGCGCTATCCGATCCGGTACCTGAAATGGGACCACAACCGCGACCTGTACGAGGCCGTGCACGCCCCCGCCGGCGACTCCGGCCCCGAAGCGGGCCGCGTCCCCGGAGTCCACCGCCAGACCCGCGCCCTCTACGCGCTGCTCGACTCCCTGCGTGAGCGCCACCCCGGCGTCGAGTTCGAGTCCTGCGCCAGTGGCGGCGCACGCATCGATCTGGGCATCCTGGCCCGCACCGAGCGGGTGTGGGCCTCCGACTGCAACGACCCGGTGGAGCGGCAGTCCATCCAGCGCTGGACCGGCCTGCTGCTGCCGCCGGAACTCGTCGGCGCGCATGCGGGTCCCCCGGTGGCGCACACCACCCACCGCCGCACGGAGACCGCCTTCCGGCTCGGCACCGCGCTGTTCGGGCACGCGGGCATCGAATGGGACCTCACCGCCTGCGACGAGCGCGACCTCGCCGCCCTGACGGCCTGGACAGCGCTCGTCCGGGAGTTCCGGACGCTGCTGCACACCGGGCGCACCGTGCGGGGCGAGGAGACCGACCCCGGTGCTCTGCTGCACGGTGTGGTCTCCCACTCCGGCGAACGCGCGCTGTTCTGCTACGCCCGGCTGGAGACGTCCCCGGCCGAGCAGCCCGGCCGCACCCCTCTGCCCGGCCTCGACGCGGACCGTCGCTACACGCTGCACCACCGCACCGACCTCGGCGATCCCACCCGCGGATCGGCGTCCGCGCCCGCGTGGATGCACGCCGACACACCCGAGCCGGTTCTGACGGGCGCGGCGCTGCACCGCCTCGGGCTGCCGATGCCGCGGCTCTTCCCCGCGCAAGCGGTGCTGATCGAGGCGCTCGCCCAGAGGGAGAGCCCGGCCGGAGAGGAGTAG